One Arthrobacter sp. B3I4 genomic window, GACGGCGCCGCGGGGCTGCACCTCGCGCAGCACTTCCCTGATGACGGCGGTCTTGCCTGACCCGACGCCGCCCACGACGATAGCGCCGGAACGGCTTTCGTCCCTCAGGCAGGCCGCCGCATCCCTAACGACGCCGGACCGGCCGATAAGCGCCATCCCGTCCGTTAGGCTCTCCACTCAGATCCTTTCCCCGGCGGCCGCTGGCCCCGTGGTCGCGACGGCCGGCTCCCCTTGATCACCCGATGCGTGCGTTGCCGGTTGGACCGGCGATAGCCTCTTTGAGCTCCGACCGGCTTGCCAGGTGCAGTTTCGCGTACACCTGGTACAGGTGGCCTTCCACGGTGCGTACGGAAACCTGCATCTGCTCCGCGATTTTGCGGTTGGAGGTCCCGGCCGCAGCCCGAACGGCCACCTCGCACTCCCTGGCGGTGAGAATGGACGACGTCAACGCCTGCAACCCGTTCTTGGGGCCGCCGAACCGGTCATCCAGGGTGTGTTCCGTCCGCTGCGCGACCCTGAGCGCGATCCGGTTGCCGGCTTCGTTCGCGCAGGTAACGGCTTTCCTTGCCACATCCCTGGCGAAGACCGCGTCCCCGGCCGCGTCGGCGTCCTTTGCGACCGTCAGAAGTGCCTCGCTTGCAGCCTCCCTCACGCCGGTGGCCAGCCGCTGGCACAGCATCGCGAACTGCCCCGTCACCTGCTCGGCGAGGCTTCCGAGCTTCTGGCTCATCTGCCGGTCACCCAACCTGGCGGCGGCGGACTGGAACAACAGCCCAACAGTGGTTGAACCGCGCTCCACATCCTTTTCCGCTTCGGCCGCAAGCGCGCGGATGGCTGCTGCACGCTGGCCAAGTTCAGCCTCGGCACCCAGCTGGAAATACCGGGTCATCCTGCCGACCAGCCAGGACCCGGGCAACTCCTGCCCGCCAAGTTCAGCGAGCAGCAGCCCGGCTTCCTCCGTGTCCCCGTGCAGTCCCGCCGCGTAGGCGGCGGCAGCCACTGCCAAGGGTGCCAGGGAGTCCCTGTCATGGGTCCGCAGTTGCCAAAGGCCGGCGTCCAGTCCGGACAGGGCCTCGTCCAACCGTCCGGCGTGCAGATCGATCAGGCCCTGTCCGATTTCGAACATTCCGCCCAGACGCGACTGGGAATCGGAGGTCTCGGAAGTCAGTGCAAGGAACTCCGCGGCCTCCCGGAACCTTGACGTCAGCAGCATCAGGAGCAGGAAGCGGCCCCGAAGTTCCCGCATGGACTGGTCCGGCAGCTGGACTGCAGCGGCAGACGACAAAACCTGCTTGCCCAGCGCGATGGCTCCCAGGACGTTGCCGGTGACAGTCATCGCCTCACACAGCAGGCCTCCGGCCACGATGCCGGCTTCCGTGTTCAGGTCAGCGACGTCGAGTTCGCCCCGCATGGCGAGTACATCCGCGTAGCGTCCTTCGTGGACGGCGAACCGGGCTTCGGCAAGGAGCAGCTGCGTGCGCGCCGATACTGCGGCGGCGCTGTCCACTTCGGCCCGGGCCTCGAGCCGCTGGCTGAGTTCCTGCAGCCGCGACGCGACGGCAGGGACGGCGCCGCGCTGGTCGATGTCTGCCAGGAGAAGGTTGACGGTGACCCACTCAGCGACCGGCAGCGTGTCGTCAGCCGTCTCGACCAGCTTCTGCAGGATCCGGCGTGCGGCCTCCTCATTGCCGAGGCTGAGGTGGGCGCGGGCAGCCTCGATGGCGCCGGCAGGAACCGCCTCAAACCCGCCGACTGCCTGCAGGAACCGCAGCGCGGCCGCCGAATCCGAGGCGTTATTAGCACGCTGCGCTGCGGCGAGGGCCAGAACCGGGCTGATCCGTTCCCCGCAGTCCAGTGCCCATGCGACGCCGGTGGGGCCGCCCGGCTCCAGTTCCTCGTCGCCGCCCAGTACTGCGGTAAGCCGGCGTCGCAGCTCGGCACTGCGGCCCGGTGGCACGACGCTTGCCACGATGGCGGCTGTTACCGTGTTCGCGACACAGACGGTCGGCGTGTGATCGTGGCTGACCTGGATAAGTCCCCGTTCCTGCAGGGTGTCCATGTCGTGCGGGTTGAAGATGCTCATCAGCGTCTGCAGGGGCAAGGCGCCGGCCAGCGCCAGCATCTCGAAGACATCGCGTTGTCCCGCACTGAGCCGGTTCATCCTGGCCTTGACGACATCACGGACTTCCCCGGTCAGGGAGATCGGGCGGCTGCCGAGCACCCAGGCCCCGTCCTGACGCGTGATCGCGCCCAGTTTGATCTGCTCCCTGGCCAGGGAGTGCAGGAAGAGAGCGTTACCGCCGCTGGCGGTCCACAGGGCCCGGACCGCGGTGTGGGAGAAATGGCCGCCATACTCCTGGTTCAGCGTCGCGGCCGTCTCGGCAAAGTCAAACGGCTCCAGGTCCACCCGGCGCAGCAGGTCGTCCTTCCAGAGACCCATGATGTCGCCGCCGACATGGGGAAGGTCAACGCAAGCGGCGAGCAACGTCACGTGGCCCCCGGCGCTGAGCTGGGCAACCATCATGCAGGACAGGTCATCCAGGTCGTGGGCGTTGTCCACGAACAGAACGATGCCGCGTCCCTGGGCCTTCGCGTGGAGCAGATGGATAAGTCCCCGCAGCACCATGAGAGGGTGTTCCAGGTGCGAGGAATCAAGGTCGTTGAGCAGCACGCTCAACGCTCCGTACGGAAGTTTCGAGGAAATCGAGCTGCCACGGACCTGGACGACCAGGTACTCCCCGCCGAGTTGTTCCAGGGCACGCTGCGCCACGAAAGACTTTCCGGCACCGTGCTCCCCAACCAAAACGACGCCGCAGCCGGACTCTGAGGTCAGGGTTTCCACGACGTCGTCAATGATGTGTTGCCGAGTTAGTTGTTTGTCATACCGCCTCTGGGCTGGGCGCTGCGCTGGTGAAATCACATCGGTTTTACCGCTGCCAGCGGGCACGCCGGCTTCTTGCTGAAACATGAGAGAGACCTTCGCAATCAATGGTTAGCCAGTGATAGCTCCACCGTATGGACCGGTCTTCGGAAAGGCACCCGTAAGTGGTACTCGATTGCGGGCGGGTAGAAAACGCCCTGCCTACGCGGCTGTACTCATACCCACCGGTGAGGGCCGTGTTCGGAACCAAGTAGTTTCCCGGCTCCCCCGGGTGTTCCAGCTCTAGGGCCTCAGATTCAAGCAGGAGTACTCAGTCCGCGGCAATCCGGCGAAGGTCTTCGCGGCCCTTGATGTTCAGCTTGGCGTAGCTGCGGTAAAGGTGCCCTTCCACCGTGCGGACCGATACGTGCAGTTCGGCCGCTATCTGCCGGTCACTCAGGCCCCGGACGGCCAGCGCCACGATATCACGCTCCCGGCGGGTGAGCAGATCGAGCGCACCGTGCTGACCGTCCGGCTCCTCGCCGGCCGCGCTTTCAGCCACGTCGCGGCAGCGCTGCTGCTGGGCCTTGGCCATGCGCTCACGCAACGTGTCGCCCGCCTCACGGTAAGCAGCGGCCGCGGCTCCGTATGCCTGGGCGGCGAAACCCCACAGTTCGGACTCCTCGCAGACTTTCGCCGCTTCGAGCAGCTCGCCCGCCTGTTCCCGCTCGAGTGCCACGGCGTAACCGCAGACCGCCGCAGCCCGGCGTCCTTCCAGCTCCGGCTGCAGTTCCCGCAGCCGCGCCGCAGCGGCCCTATCACCAAGGGCGAGCCGGAACGTCAAGGCGTTGAACTCGAGTCCCGCCGCGGCTTTGCCGCCGGGCGTTCCGAGCCTTTGCAGTTCCTCCACCGCGCCGCGATGGCCGTCCAGGCGCGCCTTGCCGTACACCACGGCCATGGCCGCCAGGGCGCGCAGGTAGCGCGACGCCGGTGGCCGGGATGACTCGTAGTCGGCCAGCAGCTGGGCGGCCTTCGCTTTCGCGCCAATCTCCGCGGCAGCGGAAAATGCCATCGCCGCCGTAAGGGAAAACAGTTGCTGGGGGTCCGCCAGCCGCAGTGCTTCCAGGGCCGCCCGCAGCGTCTTTTTGGCTTCCACCGCCCGGCCCTGGTAGAGCATCATGATGCCGGCAGCCGTGTGAACCGCGCCCCCTAGGGAGATCAGGCTTGGCCCGAACGACGCGGCAAATTCTCCCAGCAGCGTCTCCACGGCACTCCAGTTCCCGCCATGGATCACTGCCGTGACGGCGCGGACCATCAGGTAGTCCGATAGGAAGTGCAGCTCCTCGTCCTCAGTTCTGGCCGCCTGCAGTGCTGCTCCCGCCACCTTGTAGGCACTGTCCGGCTTCCCCTGAATGAGAAGTCTTTCCGCTTCCAACACCAGCCTGAACGCCTGTTCCAGGCCGCTGGCCCGCTGCCCGTCGAAGACCTCGCCGGTCGGGTTCCCGGCCGCTTCCTCGTCGCCGGCCAGGGCCAGGACCATGCTGTGGATAGTGCGCACCCGGTCCCTGGTCGCGGTCAGGATGGCGTCTGCGTCCTCCGGGTTGTCCCGGGCCAGCCGGTCCCCGGCCAGCAGCAGCGCTTGGGAGCGGTGCACAATTTCCGCCGGAGGATGCCCCAGCGCGGACAGGACCGCCGCCCACAGCAGGGAGCCGCTCAGCAGGCTCGAAACCGTGCGGCCCTTGCCGAAATCGCCGTCAAGGATGTCGAGGGCCGCCGCATGGTTGGAGGTGTTGTAGTAAGTCTGGGCAGTCACACACCGCGCCGAGATTTGCAGTTCCGGGTCCTTGACCTGGGAAGCGGCCTTGCGAGCCAGCTCGTCTTCGGACAGTCTGGCCGCCAGCCCAGCGGCCCTCAGCAGTTGCCGGTCATCGACCTCCAGCCCGCACTCCAACGACCAGCTCACCTGGCGCAGCAGCGCTTCGGCGGACGCCGGTTCGCGGTCCATCAGCCGCAGCAGGTCCTGGCGCAGTTGCAGGCTGCGCGCCGGCGAAACCAGGTTGCGCAGGGCATCCCCGTAAACGGCATGCCAGAGCCGCAGTTCGGGCTCCGCGCCACCGGTGACGCGGAGGAGTTCCTGTTCGATCAACCCCGCTACGGCGGTTCCGCCGACCATGGCTTCGATCAGCGCCCTGGGCACGGGTTCAGACAATGCCACGAGATTCAGAGCCGTGCGCTCCTCCGCCGAGCGCCGAAGCAACTGGCGCCGGACAACGTCGGTCAACCGTTCGCCGTGGCTGTTCAGCGGCCGGGTCAGCAGCCACACGCCGTTGCGCTGGATCAGCGTTCCGTCGCCCTTGGCGTCATCGAGCAGGCAGCTGAGCAGCAGCGGGTTGCCGGCCGAGGCGGCCCACAGCACCTCGGCGACGCTGGGCAGGACCTGGGAACCCAGTTTCTGGGCCAGGAGCTCGGCAGTTTGCTCGCGGGTGAGCGGGCGCAGGTCGTGCCGCTCCGCGATGCCCTCGAACCATAGCTCGAGGAGCGGCTCCGGCAAACCGGGACGAGCCGCGGAACTGACCAGCAGCTTGGTCCAGCCGGCTGCGGCGAGTTCCACCAGGATCCCGGCTGTTGCCTCATCCAGGTCGTGGGCGTCGTCGACGATCAGCAGGAGCGGCTTGCGGGTCGCGCGCCGCTGCTCTTCCAGGTAGCTCCAGAAGGTCCTTAAGACCGCCAGCTGCGACGTGGCATCCTCCACGGGAAGGTCCACGATGAACGGCGCCAGGACTCCGTAGGGCACCTGGCTCAAGGCCTGGCTGCCGTGCAGCCGTACCGGGGTGACGTCGTTCTGCAGTTCGGCGGCAACGGCCGCCATCAGCGTGGACTTGCCGATCCCGTGGTCCCCCACCAGAAGCACAGCGGCATGCATGCCGCTCTTGAGCGTTTCCGCCGCTGACCGCAGGTCCTCCGTTCGACCGGTCAGGACCAGCGGCTCCTCCTCGGGCGGGGCGGCCGGGCGCGCCTTAGATGAGGCCAAGCAGATCACTTCGCGAGGACACTCCGAGCTTGGTGAATACCTGGTACAGGTGCCCCTCCACTGTCCGAACCGAGATGCCCACTTCTAGAGCGATGTCCTTGTTGGAGACTCCGTTGCCGGCGAGCGTCGCAATCTGCCGCTCGCGATCGGTGAGCAGCGGCCCCTTGCTGCGGGGCACGACAGGAAGCGCCGGCACGGAGGCGGACAGCGACTCCAGCATGCTGTGCGCGGCTGTGGCGATACCGGTCATCCCGGCGCTCTTGGCGAAGTCGAAAGCAAGCGCGGCACACCTGGCCCGGACGGCATCGAGCTCCAACGCGGCCGCGAGTTCGGCCGCCTCGAGCATGGTTCCGGCGTCCTTCTTCCGGCTGCCGGCCGCGATCACGCGGGACAACTCCGCGAGCGGACCCTGCCGCAACCCGGCGATTTCTTCCATGAACTCAAAATCCCGCACCGTGCCGTTGACGGTCGCCCCGAGCATGCAGATGCCGGCCAGCGTGTAGAGACCGCGTTGGAAGTGCCTTTCCGCGGCCCGGACCAGCCGGTCCTTTGCATCCGGGTCTCCCAGCCAGCGGGAGGCCATGTCCATGCAGAACTCCGTCGAGCTGCTGATCACGAACCGCGCCGGACCGTCAGCGGAACGCGCACGGTCGAGGTAGACGGTCGACTGGACGGAGTTGCCCATCTGCGCATAGGCAAAAGCTGTGGCGGCGTAAGCCTGCCGGAGTGAGTGAAGGCTCGGCCGGACTTCGAGCTGGGCGATTGAGGCCAGAAGCGGATCCAGCGCCAGGTGGCCGCGGCCCGCATAGACATAGGCGAGGCCGACGGCGAGGTCTGTGGCGGCGCTGCCGGAGTGCAGTCCGTGACCGGCGCGTCCGCTCGCGTCTTTGAGCATGTCAATGCTCTGGCGCCATCGGCCGGAGAGGAGCAGGACGTTAAAGGAGCGCCAGGCATAATTTTCCCGGACCCGGGGCACGCTGGACCACTCGCCGAGTTTCCCGCCAATTTCCCGCATCAGCTGACGGGCTTCGAGTTCCCGGCCCGTCAGGCCCAGGGCTTCCATCAGGATAATGGACACCCGAAGCCGGTGCACCGGGTCAACCGCACCGGTTGCGCCGTCCGCGGCCGCGTCCCGCAGCCGGTCCATCATCGGCTCAAACTCGCCGACGAAGGACAGGTAGTTAAACTCGCACAGGTCTAGGCATCGGCGGGCCCGGGCAAGGGCGGCGCCGGCTGCCGGGGCGTCAGCAGGGAACTCCAGCAGCCGCAGCCGGGCCCGGCGGATGAGTT contains:
- a CDS encoding LuxR family transcriptional regulator, which translates into the protein MASSKARPAAPPEEEPLVLTGRTEDLRSAAETLKSGMHAAVLLVGDHGIGKSTLMAAVAAELQNDVTPVRLHGSQALSQVPYGVLAPFIVDLPVEDATSQLAVLRTFWSYLEEQRRATRKPLLLIVDDAHDLDEATAGILVELAAAGWTKLLVSSAARPGLPEPLLELWFEGIAERHDLRPLTREQTAELLAQKLGSQVLPSVAEVLWAASAGNPLLLSCLLDDAKGDGTLIQRNGVWLLTRPLNSHGERLTDVVRRQLLRRSAEERTALNLVALSEPVPRALIEAMVGGTAVAGLIEQELLRVTGGAEPELRLWHAVYGDALRNLVSPARSLQLRQDLLRLMDREPASAEALLRQVSWSLECGLEVDDRQLLRAAGLAARLSEDELARKAASQVKDPELQISARCVTAQTYYNTSNHAAALDILDGDFGKGRTVSSLLSGSLLWAAVLSALGHPPAEIVHRSQALLLAGDRLARDNPEDADAILTATRDRVRTIHSMVLALAGDEEAAGNPTGEVFDGQRASGLEQAFRLVLEAERLLIQGKPDSAYKVAGAALQAARTEDEELHFLSDYLMVRAVTAVIHGGNWSAVETLLGEFAASFGPSLISLGGAVHTAAGIMMLYQGRAVEAKKTLRAALEALRLADPQQLFSLTAAMAFSAAAEIGAKAKAAQLLADYESSRPPASRYLRALAAMAVVYGKARLDGHRGAVEELQRLGTPGGKAAAGLEFNALTFRLALGDRAAAARLRELQPELEGRRAAAVCGYAVALEREQAGELLEAAKVCEESELWGFAAQAYGAAAAAYREAGDTLRERMAKAQQQRCRDVAESAAGEEPDGQHGALDLLTRRERDIVALAVRGLSDRQIAAELHVSVRTVEGHLYRSYAKLNIKGREDLRRIAAD
- a CDS encoding LuxR C-terminal-related transcriptional regulator, yielding MFQQEAGVPAGSGKTDVISPAQRPAQRRYDKQLTRQHIIDDVVETLTSESGCGVVLVGEHGAGKSFVAQRALEQLGGEYLVVQVRGSSISSKLPYGALSVLLNDLDSSHLEHPLMVLRGLIHLLHAKAQGRGIVLFVDNAHDLDDLSCMMVAQLSAGGHVTLLAACVDLPHVGGDIMGLWKDDLLRRVDLEPFDFAETAATLNQEYGGHFSHTAVRALWTASGGNALFLHSLAREQIKLGAITRQDGAWVLGSRPISLTGEVRDVVKARMNRLSAGQRDVFEMLALAGALPLQTLMSIFNPHDMDTLQERGLIQVSHDHTPTVCVANTVTAAIVASVVPPGRSAELRRRLTAVLGGDEELEPGGPTGVAWALDCGERISPVLALAAAQRANNASDSAAALRFLQAVGGFEAVPAGAIEAARAHLSLGNEEAARRILQKLVETADDTLPVAEWVTVNLLLADIDQRGAVPAVASRLQELSQRLEARAEVDSAAAVSARTQLLLAEARFAVHEGRYADVLAMRGELDVADLNTEAGIVAGGLLCEAMTVTGNVLGAIALGKQVLSSAAAVQLPDQSMRELRGRFLLLMLLTSRFREAAEFLALTSETSDSQSRLGGMFEIGQGLIDLHAGRLDEALSGLDAGLWQLRTHDRDSLAPLAVAAAAYAAGLHGDTEEAGLLLAELGGQELPGSWLVGRMTRYFQLGAEAELGQRAAAIRALAAEAEKDVERGSTTVGLLFQSAAARLGDRQMSQKLGSLAEQVTGQFAMLCQRLATGVREAASEALLTVAKDADAAGDAVFARDVARKAVTCANEAGNRIALRVAQRTEHTLDDRFGGPKNGLQALTSSILTARECEVAVRAAAGTSNRKIAEQMQVSVRTVEGHLYQVYAKLHLASRSELKEAIAGPTGNARIG